One Micropterus dolomieu isolate WLL.071019.BEF.003 ecotype Adirondacks linkage group LG23, ASM2129224v1, whole genome shotgun sequence DNA window includes the following coding sequences:
- the LOC123963416 gene encoding interferon gamma-like isoform X1 — protein MMAVTARAVVFLCLCLSVCQIRGFQIPLKMNKTIQNLLQHYKIPPKERFNGKPVFTREPLTDKIEAKMVFMGGVLDTYEKLISHMLKQLPTPSPQEAGTHPASAVTPTAGGDAEVGDGGDIRAELSYILKKVQDLKLKGYREQEKLLRGLQALKHIQMDNFVIQSKALWELPWLYEEASTLTENIRMERRRRRRQARRAKTHLRV, from the exons ATGATGGCTGTCACGGCGAGGGCAGTggtctttctgtgtctctgcttGTCTGTGTGTCAGATCAGAGGCTTTCAAATCCCTCTGAAGATGAACAAAACCATCCAGAACCTCCTGCAGCACTAT aaaATTCCTCCTAAAGAGAGATTTAACGGGAAACCTGTCTTCACCAGGGAACCACTGACTGACAAAATTGAG gcAAAGATGGTGTTTATGGGTGGCGTTTTGGACACGTATGAAAAGCTGATTAGCCACATGTTGAAGCAGCTGCCCACCCCAAGTCCCCAGGAAGCCGGGACTCACCCCGCCTCCGCTGTTACCCCCACCGCTGGCGGTGATGCTGAGGTGGGAGATGGCGGAGATATCAGGGCGGAGCTGAGCTACATCCTGAAGAAGGTCCAGGATCTGAAGCTAAAAGGCTACCGTGAGCAGGAGAAGCTTCTGCGGGGACTGCAGGCTCTCAAACACATCCAG ATGGATAACTTTGTCATCCAGAGCAAAGCATTGTGGGAGCTGCCGTGGCTGTACGAGGAGGCGAGCACACTGACCGAAAACATCAGGATGGAGAGGAGGCGCCGACGCCGGCAAGCGCGGAGGGCCAAAACTCATCTGAGAGTCTAG
- the LOC123963416 gene encoding interferon gamma-like isoform X2, whose protein sequence is MKIRSRHTPNAELQKIPPKERFNGKPVFTREPLTDKIEAKMVFMGGVLDTYEKLISHMLKQLPTPSPQEAGTHPASAVTPTAGGDAEVGDGGDIRAELSYILKKVQDLKLKGYREQEKLLRGLQALKHIQMDNFVIQSKALWELPWLYEEASTLTENIRMERRRRRRQARRAKTHLRV, encoded by the exons aaaATTCCTCCTAAAGAGAGATTTAACGGGAAACCTGTCTTCACCAGGGAACCACTGACTGACAAAATTGAG gcAAAGATGGTGTTTATGGGTGGCGTTTTGGACACGTATGAAAAGCTGATTAGCCACATGTTGAAGCAGCTGCCCACCCCAAGTCCCCAGGAAGCCGGGACTCACCCCGCCTCCGCTGTTACCCCCACCGCTGGCGGTGATGCTGAGGTGGGAGATGGCGGAGATATCAGGGCGGAGCTGAGCTACATCCTGAAGAAGGTCCAGGATCTGAAGCTAAAAGGCTACCGTGAGCAGGAGAAGCTTCTGCGGGGACTGCAGGCTCTCAAACACATCCAG ATGGATAACTTTGTCATCCAGAGCAAAGCATTGTGGGAGCTGCCGTGGCTGTACGAGGAGGCGAGCACACTGACCGAAAACATCAGGATGGAGAGGAGGCGCCGACGCCGGCAAGCGCGGAGGGCCAAAACTCATCTGAGAGTCTAG